Proteins encoded together in one Terriglobus saanensis SP1PR4 window:
- the dnaK gene encoding molecular chaperone DnaK, with protein sequence MGKIIGIDLGTTNSCVAVMEGGEAKVIPNEEGGRTTPSIVAFTKSGERLVGQVAKRQAITNPENTVYSIKRFMGRRPNEVSEEQKMVPYKVVAHGDNIAISAQGKEFTAPEVSAMILQKLKKAAEDYLGQSVTEAVITVPAYFNDAQRQATKDAGKIAGLDVKRIVNEPTAAALAYGLDKKKDETIAVYDFGGGTFDVSILEVGDGVIEVKSTNGDTHLGGDNLDQRIVDFLIDEFKKKEGLDLRAKGNEMALQRLRDAAERAKIELSTTMETEINLPFITADASGPKHLVEKMTRAKLESLVEDLLQRSVGPCKQAMSDAGVDASKIDEVVLVGGQTRMPRMQALVKELFGKEPHKGVNPDEVVAIGAAVQGGVLGGEVKDLLLLDVTPLTLSIETMGGVATGMIPRNTTIPTKKTETFSTAADSQTEVEVHVLQGERPLAAQNRTLGKFKLAGIPPAQRGVPQIEVTFDIDANGILNVTAKDNATGKDQKITITSSSGLSKEEIERMAKEAEAHAGEDKEKREEIEARNQLDSLVYNVDKMFKESGDKVAESDRSEVETALADAKTTLTGTPSSTELKAAHDRLTAVSHKLAEAMYKANASGPTDGATAAEGTTEEPKKDEGVIDAEYVDVADEKK encoded by the coding sequence ATGGGCAAGATTATCGGTATTGATCTCGGAACCACCAACTCGTGCGTTGCCGTGATGGAAGGCGGCGAGGCCAAAGTTATTCCGAATGAAGAAGGCGGGCGTACGACCCCCTCGATTGTTGCGTTTACCAAGAGCGGCGAGCGTCTCGTCGGCCAGGTCGCCAAGCGTCAGGCGATCACCAACCCTGAGAATACGGTTTACTCGATCAAGCGCTTCATGGGACGTCGTCCCAACGAAGTCAGCGAAGAACAGAAGATGGTGCCGTACAAGGTCGTTGCGCATGGCGACAACATCGCTATCTCCGCGCAGGGCAAGGAGTTTACTGCTCCTGAAGTTTCGGCCATGATTCTTCAGAAGTTGAAGAAGGCGGCAGAGGACTATCTCGGCCAGTCCGTCACGGAAGCCGTCATTACGGTTCCGGCGTACTTCAATGACGCACAGCGCCAGGCCACCAAGGACGCAGGCAAGATTGCCGGTCTGGATGTAAAGCGCATTGTGAACGAGCCCACGGCGGCAGCACTTGCTTACGGTCTCGACAAGAAGAAGGACGAGACGATTGCGGTCTATGACTTCGGCGGCGGAACGTTCGACGTTTCGATTCTCGAAGTGGGCGACGGCGTCATCGAAGTAAAGTCCACCAACGGTGACACGCACCTTGGCGGCGACAACCTGGATCAGCGCATCGTGGACTTCCTGATCGACGAGTTCAAGAAGAAGGAAGGCCTCGACCTGCGCGCGAAGGGTAACGAAATGGCCCTGCAGCGTCTGCGTGACGCGGCGGAACGCGCCAAGATTGAGCTCTCCACGACGATGGAGACGGAGATCAATCTGCCGTTCATCACGGCGGATGCGAGTGGACCGAAACATCTCGTAGAGAAGATGACGCGCGCCAAGCTGGAGTCTCTCGTTGAGGACCTTCTGCAGCGCTCGGTCGGACCCTGCAAGCAGGCGATGTCCGATGCCGGTGTGGACGCAAGCAAGATCGACGAAGTCGTTCTCGTGGGCGGACAGACACGTATGCCTCGCATGCAGGCCCTGGTGAAGGAGCTCTTCGGCAAGGAACCGCATAAGGGTGTGAATCCTGACGAAGTTGTCGCGATCGGCGCGGCGGTACAGGGCGGCGTTCTGGGCGGCGAGGTCAAGGACCTTTTGCTCCTCGACGTCACACCTCTCACGCTCTCGATCGAGACCATGGGCGGCGTTGCCACGGGCATGATCCCGCGCAACACGACCATCCCGACGAAGAAGACGGAGACCTTCTCCACGGCTGCGGACTCGCAGACTGAGGTTGAGGTACACGTCCTCCAGGGCGAGCGTCCGCTGGCCGCGCAGAACCGTACGCTCGGCAAGTTCAAGCTCGCCGGTATTCCTCCCGCGCAGCGCGGTGTGCCGCAGATCGAAGTCACTTTTGACATCGACGCGAACGGCATTCTGAATGTGACGGCGAAGGACAATGCCACGGGCAAGGACCAGAAGATCACCATCACCAGCTCCTCGGGTCTTTCGAAGGAAGAGATTGAGCGCATGGCGAAGGAAGCCGAAGCGCATGCAGGCGAGGACAAGGAGAAGCGTGAGGAGATTGAGGCACGCAATCAGCTCGACTCGCTCGTCTACAACGTGGACAAGATGTTCAAGGAGAGCGGCGACAAGGTAGCCGAGTCCGACCGCAGCGAGGTAGAAACTGCCCTTGCTGATGCGAAGACCACGCTGACCGGAACGCCTTCTTCCACCGAGCTCAAGGCAGCGCATGACCGCCTGACCGCCGTAAGCCACAAGCTGGCCGAGGCGATGTACAAGGCCAACGCAAGCGGTCCCACGGACGGCGCAACAGCCGCAGAGGGAACGACCGAAGAGCCGAAGAAGGATGAAGGCGTCATCGACGCGGAGTATGTCGATGTC